A genome region from Proteus vulgaris includes the following:
- a CDS encoding HlyD family secretion protein translates to MENKPLKKERIMQFIMSYTPWIAVIFVIIFIVVATLDWDKWWSDARYQTTDNAYVKTDPTILKSRVTGFISEIKKEDYQIVKQNEVIASINNDEQLLNKEVAIAELKKAQLQFDNLKEEIKAVELNIDILRNRYEATMIDVAQAKRNPLLRKELIKSGAITQQNYLDAQSDLQRLIKLQDASKHEWEQAQQSLVLLKAQEQIRLTEKNIAQTQYQQTETELTYTTIKAPFDAQLNKIKVNIGSLVTSGTEIVTLTPLDRIYIIANLKETQIKRVLPDQLVTIKIDAFPNEIFKGKVRYIGAQSSGESALIPADNASGNFTKVVQRIPVYITFDNNNKLLAKLRAGMSVQVKIDTESLSIKAIDDEA, encoded by the coding sequence ATGGAAAATAAACCATTAAAAAAAGAAAGAATAATGCAATTTATCATGAGTTATACGCCTTGGATTGCTGTTATTTTTGTCATCATTTTTATTGTTGTAGCGACATTAGATTGGGACAAATGGTGGAGTGATGCCCGTTATCAAACAACTGATAATGCCTATGTTAAAACAGATCCCACTATTTTAAAGTCTCGTGTAACTGGATTTATTTCTGAAATAAAAAAAGAAGATTATCAAATAGTTAAGCAGAATGAAGTGATAGCTAGTATTAATAATGATGAACAATTACTGAATAAAGAAGTGGCTATTGCAGAATTAAAAAAAGCACAATTACAATTTGATAATTTAAAAGAAGAGATAAAAGCTGTTGAGCTTAATATAGACATATTACGTAATCGTTATGAAGCTACAATGATTGATGTTGCGCAAGCAAAGCGCAATCCTTTATTACGAAAAGAGTTAATTAAGAGTGGTGCTATTACTCAACAAAATTATCTTGATGCACAATCTGATTTACAACGTCTAATCAAATTACAAGATGCATCTAAACATGAATGGGAACAAGCTCAGCAATCATTAGTATTATTGAAAGCACAAGAACAAATTCGTTTAACAGAAAAAAATATAGCTCAAACTCAGTATCAACAGACTGAAACGGAACTGACTTATACAACGATTAAAGCGCCTTTTGATGCACAGTTAAATAAAATAAAGGTCAATATAGGAAGTTTGGTCACATCGGGTACAGAAATTGTGACGCTAACACCTTTGGATCGTATCTATATTATTGCTAATTTAAAAGAAACGCAGATAAAAAGAGTGCTTCCAGATCAGCTTGTTACTATAAAAATAGATGCGTTTCCTAATGAAATATTCAAAGGAAAAGTTCGTTATATTGGCGCTCAAAGTAGTGGTGAATCAGCTCTTATTCCAGCAGATAATGCCAGTGGTAATTTTACTAAAGTCGTACAACGTATTCCTGTTTATATCACTTTCGATAATAACAATAAGTTATTAGCTAAATTGCGTGCAGGCATGTCCGTGCAAGTAAAAATAGACACAGAAAGTTTATCTATAAAGGCGATTGATGATGAGGCTTAA
- a CDS encoding MFS transporter has protein sequence MRLKCLSSVQESRPLYIVFSVFLGAILSTLFLRMFSISLADIRGIFGLDILQGSWLNVVINAAQLMSMTLVPWFMVIYGAEKILIGSSVLLFFCCILVSSFGEFIGLPFLLILHFLIGFCLGVYLPMTISLALRSLNPSVWLIVMAAYSLRVSVGMDAGVAISGSVIEILNWRWLYWISMLFALAIIFFAWRGMPISSINKELLAQSDWGGMTLKCLGLILLYVGVVQGELLGWGDSGLIISCLLGSSVLMLIFIIRASIYSKSFGYLNWFANHNLRICFVIACLYGFLMLPNSLFVSSFLSIVAGLKAQQIGEVTNMAFIIYLLFSPFAIMIARRLEPRLVMMIGIAIIGIACLIGHQITYQWRADDFFLLIMAQAIGECILLIGLIASFVTNIKPSEALHLGAYISIARVLMPALAGALMNTYLRISYDTHQNSLRGYIQTGEQKLSGDFLVNIQHVSSLIIRESHVASFIDGFQIIMWFVVLGLICMFFLKSSPINPIVPTLFTIKK, from the coding sequence ATGAGGCTTAAATGTTTATCTAGCGTACAAGAAAGTCGGCCTTTATATATTGTATTTTCTGTTTTTTTAGGGGCTATTTTATCTACGCTTTTTCTTCGTATGTTCTCGATTTCTTTAGCTGATATACGTGGCATATTTGGCTTAGATATTTTACAAGGTTCTTGGTTAAACGTCGTTATTAATGCAGCTCAGTTAATGAGTATGACATTAGTACCTTGGTTTATGGTTATCTATGGTGCGGAAAAAATACTTATTGGTTCAAGTGTATTACTTTTTTTCTGCTGTATTTTAGTTTCTTCTTTTGGCGAATTTATTGGGCTACCTTTTTTATTAATATTGCATTTTTTGATTGGTTTTTGCTTAGGTGTTTATTTGCCTATGACAATTTCTTTGGCATTAAGAAGCTTAAACCCTAGTGTTTGGTTAATCGTTATGGCGGCTTATAGTCTACGTGTTTCTGTTGGAATGGATGCAGGGGTAGCGATTTCAGGTTCTGTGATTGAAATTCTCAATTGGCGCTGGCTTTATTGGATTTCAATGCTATTTGCTCTAGCTATTATATTTTTTGCTTGGAGAGGAATGCCCATATCTTCTATCAATAAAGAATTACTGGCACAAAGCGATTGGGGAGGAATGACACTAAAATGCTTAGGTTTGATTTTGTTATATGTTGGTGTTGTGCAAGGTGAATTACTAGGATGGGGGGATTCAGGGCTCATTATTTCTTGTTTACTTGGTAGTAGTGTTTTAATGCTCATTTTTATTATTAGGGCATCAATTTATAGTAAAAGCTTTGGTTATTTAAATTGGTTTGCCAATCATAATTTAAGAATTTGTTTTGTTATTGCTTGTTTATATGGTTTTTTGATGTTGCCAAACTCTCTGTTTGTATCTTCATTTTTGAGCATTGTTGCGGGTTTAAAAGCACAACAAATAGGCGAAGTGACTAATATGGCTTTTATTATTTATCTCCTTTTTAGCCCTTTTGCCATTATGATTGCTCGTCGATTAGAGCCTAGATTAGTGATGATGATAGGGATCGCAATTATTGGGATTGCTTGTTTGATTGGGCATCAAATCACGTATCAGTGGCGAGCTGATGATTTCTTTTTATTAATCATGGCACAAGCTATTGGAGAGTGTATTTTATTAATTGGTTTGATTGCTTCATTTGTCACAAATATTAAACCGAGTGAGGCGCTACATCTCGGTGCTTATATTTCGATAGCGAGAGTATTAATGCCAGCCCTAGCTGGAGCTTTAATGAATACCTATTTGCGAATATCTTATGATACGCATCAAAATTCATTGAGAGGTTATATTCAAACAGGAGAACAGAAATTATCTGGGGATTTTCTAGTTAATATTCAGCATGTTAGCTCTTTGATAATAAGGGAGTCGCATGTGGCTTCTTTTATTGATGGATTTCAAATTATTATGTGGTTTGTTGTTTTAGGATTAATTTGTATGTTTTTTTTAAAGTCGTCTCCTATAAACCCTATTGTACCTACATTATTTACGATAAAAAAATAA
- a CDS encoding DUF411 domain-containing protein yields the protein MKKLLLPSLIAISMFTSTAHASDHKTVEIYKTENCGCCTLWADGVKEAGFNVKVNIVSETQLMEKYQQAGVPNNLLSCHFATYQGKDLVGHIPVDSLKNIDLVDKSKSGIAVAGMPAGSLGMYAGDYKEPYQVIAFDKSGSQSLFKSYN from the coding sequence ATGAAAAAATTATTACTGCCTTCTCTCATTGCAATCTCTATGTTTACAAGTACAGCTCATGCTTCTGATCATAAGACTGTTGAGATTTATAAAACAGAGAATTGTGGATGCTGTACTTTATGGGCTGATGGTGTAAAAGAAGCTGGCTTTAACGTTAAAGTAAATATTGTTTCAGAAACACAATTAATGGAAAAATATCAACAAGCAGGTGTCCCAAATAATTTATTAAGCTGCCACTTTGCAACTTATCAAGGTAAAGATTTAGTAGGACATATCCCTGTTGATAGCCTAAAAAATATTGACTTAGTCGACAAATCTAAATCCGGCATTGCTGTTGCTGGAATGCCGGCGGGTAGTTTAGGCATGTACGCAGGTGATTACAAAGAGCCTTACCAGGTTATCGCCTTTGATAAATCAGGTAGCCAATCCCTATTTAAGTCTTACAACTAG
- a CDS encoding YgiW/YdeI family stress tolerance OB fold protein, giving the protein MSELVMKKILVLLIGSTLAFASQANTTHEVGFQSAIQTPTEQGGFKGPSISETTVAKVKDLSDDTWVILTGKITKKIGDELYVFEDSTGGINVDIDNKRWRGQTVTPENTVRIEGKVDKEWTNTEIDVKQITIIK; this is encoded by the coding sequence ATAAGTGAGCTTGTTATGAAAAAAATATTGGTATTATTAATCGGTAGTACTTTGGCTTTTGCATCTCAAGCAAATACAACACATGAAGTGGGCTTTCAAAGCGCCATTCAAACGCCCACAGAACAAGGTGGATTTAAAGGTCCTTCTATTAGTGAAACAACGGTTGCTAAAGTAAAAGATCTTTCTGATGACACTTGGGTTATCTTAACAGGCAAAATTACGAAGAAAATCGGTGATGAGCTATATGTTTTTGAAGATAGCACCGGTGGTATCAACGTAGATATTGATAATAAAAGATGGCGCGGGCAAACAGTCACACCTGAGAATACCGTCAGAATTGAAGGTAAAGTTGATAAAGAGTGGACAAATACTGAGATCGACGTAAAACAAATTACGATTATCAAGTAA
- the satP gene encoding acetate uptake transporter, giving the protein MTNERIANPGPLGLMGFGMTTILLNIHNAGFFPVVSVIMSMGIFYGGIAQVIAGIFEFKKGNTFGATAFTSYGFFWVTLVGIWLLPVMGLSEPTTPLFLGVFLALWGIFTFFMFIGTLKANSALQFVFLSLTILFALLAIGNITGNALILKIAGFEGIICGASAFYLAIAEVLNEMYGRTILPIGHK; this is encoded by the coding sequence ATGACTAACGAACGTATTGCCAATCCGGGTCCATTGGGTTTAATGGGTTTTGGTATGACAACGATTTTGTTGAACATACATAATGCCGGTTTTTTCCCCGTAGTTTCAGTTATTATGAGTATGGGGATCTTTTATGGTGGGATTGCTCAAGTTATTGCAGGAATTTTTGAGTTCAAAAAAGGCAATACTTTTGGTGCCACTGCATTTACCTCTTACGGCTTCTTTTGGGTAACCTTGGTAGGTATTTGGTTATTACCTGTGATGGGATTAAGCGAGCCAACAACACCTCTCTTTTTGGGTGTGTTTTTAGCATTATGGGGAATTTTTACCTTTTTCATGTTTATTGGTACGTTAAAAGCCAATAGCGCACTCCAGTTTGTCTTTTTAAGCCTGACAATTTTATTTGCTTTGCTAGCGATAGGAAATATCACAGGGAATGCGCTGATTTTAAAAATTGCTGGTTTTGAAGGTATTATTTGTGGTGCGAGTGCTTTTTATCTTGCAATAGCTGAAGTATTAAATGAAATGTATGGCAGAACAATACTGCCAATCGGCCACAAGTAA
- a CDS encoding rhomboid family intramembrane serine protease produces MDKVWFKKRLTFIGGLTILLILLQLINSLLPISLLQWGIIPRTGEGLIGIFIAPFIHGSWSHLFSNLLPLLILSFLSMTQSLREYIFSSIFIIIVSGLLVWIFGRNAIHVGASGWIFGLWSLLIAHAFTRRKIIDIIIALFVLFYYGSMAYGLIPGQLGVSTEAHISGVVAGLLYAWCARKLIRRKSRVVEVAK; encoded by the coding sequence ATGGATAAGGTTTGGTTTAAAAAAAGGCTCACCTTTATTGGTGGATTAACTATCCTATTAATCTTACTTCAACTTATTAACTCACTATTACCGATATCTCTTCTTCAATGGGGGATTATTCCAAGAACCGGTGAAGGTTTAATTGGTATTTTTATCGCCCCATTCATTCATGGATCTTGGTCTCATCTATTTAGTAATCTACTCCCACTTCTGATCCTTAGCTTTTTGTCCATGACACAATCTCTACGAGAATATATATTCTCCAGTATATTTATTATTATCGTAAGTGGTTTATTAGTTTGGATTTTTGGACGAAATGCTATTCACGTTGGTGCAAGTGGATGGATTTTTGGATTATGGTCTTTACTTATAGCTCACGCTTTTACTCGACGTAAAATTATCGATATTATCATTGCACTCTTTGTTTTATTCTATTATGGCTCAATGGCTTACGGATTAATTCCAGGACAATTAGGTGTATCAACAGAAGCACATATTTCAGGTGTCGTTGCAGGGCTACTCTATGCATGGTGCGCAAGAAAATTAATACGCCGTAAAAGTCGAGTAGTAGAAGTGGCTAAATAG
- the nagK gene encoding N-acetylglucosamine kinase, producing MYYGFDMGGTKIELAVFDKELTQVWQKRVPTPKNDYQALLNVFKELTLEADNELGYKGKVGVGIPGIVNAKEGTVFTTNVPAAKYKPMVHDLAHILNRPVKVENDANCFALSEAWDPEFRHYPSVLGLILGTGVGGGFVIDGKVLSGKNGIAGEIGHMNLNVDADNVIGETMPKIICGCGKKACFETYLSGRGFERMYKAFNNAPQRAVDIVEQYYAGDKKTQEHVDRYMKVLAIYLSNILTVLDPHLIVIGGGLSQFNALYELLPEYLSHCVYGNTQIPLIEKARHGDAGGARGAACLNLLD from the coding sequence ATGTATTATGGTTTTGATATGGGCGGCACAAAAATTGAACTTGCCGTTTTTGATAAAGAACTGACTCAAGTATGGCAAAAACGTGTTCCGACACCTAAAAATGACTATCAAGCATTATTGAATGTTTTTAAGGAACTGACGTTAGAAGCCGACAACGAACTAGGTTATAAAGGGAAAGTGGGTGTGGGTATTCCTGGTATTGTGAATGCCAAAGAAGGAACAGTATTTACCACGAATGTTCCAGCGGCTAAATACAAGCCTATGGTTCACGATCTCGCACATATACTCAATAGACCCGTTAAAGTTGAAAATGATGCGAATTGCTTTGCCTTGTCGGAAGCTTGGGATCCTGAATTTCGTCATTACCCTTCTGTATTAGGTCTTATATTAGGAACAGGAGTCGGTGGCGGTTTTGTTATTGATGGCAAAGTATTATCTGGCAAGAATGGGATTGCAGGTGAAATCGGTCATATGAATCTGAATGTGGATGCAGATAACGTGATTGGTGAAACAATGCCAAAAATTATTTGTGGTTGTGGTAAAAAAGCCTGTTTTGAAACCTATTTATCAGGCCGTGGTTTTGAACGTATGTATAAAGCCTTCAATAATGCCCCACAAAGAGCCGTTGATATTGTTGAGCAATATTATGCAGGCGATAAAAAGACGCAAGAGCATGTTGATCGCTATATGAAAGTCCTTGCGATTTACCTTAGCAACATTCTTACTGTACTTGACCCTCATTTAATTGTTATTGGTGGTGGATTATCACAATTTAATGCACTGTATGAGCTATTACCTGAATATCTCTCACACTGTGTGTACGGAAATACACAAATCCCATTAATAGAAAAAGCACGTCATGGTGATGCAGGTGGCGCTCGTGGAGCTGCTTGCCTTAATTTATTAGATTGA
- a CDS encoding NADAR family protein, which translates to MDLEQLKKEFRAGKKIKYIYFWGHKSKGNDIAKSCFSQWYPAPFILDDVRYASAEHYMMAEKAKLFNDIEVRKRIITTSNPGSAKALGREVKGFDQGIWEQHRMDIVIRANIAKFSQNKELGQFLISTGNRVLVEASPVDKIWGVGLSEQDNEINNPLLWNGLNLLGFALMEVRSALIEGNHQ; encoded by the coding sequence ATGGATTTAGAACAATTAAAAAAAGAATTTCGTGCCGGAAAGAAAATAAAGTACATCTACTTTTGGGGGCACAAAAGTAAAGGTAATGACATCGCAAAAAGTTGCTTTAGCCAATGGTATCCAGCACCTTTTATATTAGATGATGTGCGTTATGCCAGCGCTGAGCACTATATGATGGCTGAAAAAGCAAAGCTATTTAATGATATAGAAGTCAGAAAAAGAATTATTACAACATCTAATCCAGGCTCGGCAAAAGCATTAGGCAGAGAAGTAAAGGGGTTTGACCAAGGTATTTGGGAACAACACCGTATGGATATTGTTATTCGTGCCAATATTGCTAAGTTTTCCCAAAATAAAGAACTTGGTCAATTTCTGATTTCAACAGGCAATCGTGTGCTTGTTGAAGCAAGCCCCGTTGATAAAATATGGGGAGTCGGATTAAGTGAGCAAGACAACGAGATTAACAACCCACTTCTTTGGAATGGATTAAATTTATTAGGCTTTGCTCTAATGGAAGTACGTAGTGCCTTGATTGAAGGTAATCATCAATAG
- the bcsA gene encoding UDP-forming cellulose synthase catalytic subunit codes for MNKILKTLITAFLLITMFSLIVMPMSAEQQYIFGIINILLLFFIGFKKSKKRLLTMVFISLLMSTRYLYWRATNTLNFNTTIEAILGSGLFMAEIYSWVILVLGYFQTSWPLNRKIAPLPKDVSQWPTVDIYIPTYNESLDVVRDTVLAAQAIDYPQDKMKVYILDDGSREEFKQFAGDVGVTYIEREVHDHAKAGNLNHAMGLTEGELICVFDCDHISTRIFLQATVGSFLEDPKLALIQTPHYFYSPDPFERNLSAAKDAPHEGALFYGPVQRGNDNWNATFFCGSCAVMRRSALEEIGGIAVETVTEDAHTALKLQRLGWNSAFIDIPLAAGLATERLALHVNQRIRWARGMTQIFRVDNPMLGRGLTFPQRLCYLNAMLHFQYGLPRIIFLTAPLLFMLFNLNIIASSASMIFAYALPHLIMSVYVNSKNIGKYRYSFWGEIYETVMAFSLVLPTLLSLVSPKLGKFNVTDKGDLLDKSYMDYLTVRPLIITALLLITGISWVVVRYLLNDFQGIDPLVIVLNLAWATYSLFIILASIAVGKETRQIRKHTRINASLPITLHFDDGAELTTTTEDISMGGVRIAVNKMSELRQRNVTSITLNVQRDAVTVPVDMVSLENNQLRLEFLPIDLNLRRKLVRIVFGRADAWIHQADYKDKPFKELAGITRCIFELFFGRRQKVKAPATRTKAKASLSVQSISGDD; via the coding sequence ATGAATAAAATATTAAAAACATTAATTACGGCTTTTCTATTGATAACCATGTTTTCACTCATTGTTATGCCAATGAGCGCCGAACAACAATATATATTTGGTATTATCAATATATTGCTGTTATTTTTTATCGGTTTTAAAAAATCAAAAAAACGCTTATTAACAATGGTTTTTATTTCATTGTTGATGTCAACACGTTATCTCTACTGGCGTGCAACAAATACTTTAAATTTTAATACAACTATTGAAGCTATTTTAGGCAGTGGTTTGTTTATGGCTGAGATTTATTCTTGGGTAATATTAGTTCTAGGATATTTCCAAACATCATGGCCATTAAATAGAAAAATAGCGCCTTTACCTAAAGATGTTTCTCAATGGCCTACGGTTGATATTTATATTCCAACATATAACGAAAGCTTGGATGTTGTACGTGATACTGTCCTTGCTGCACAAGCTATCGATTATCCACAAGATAAAATGAAAGTTTATATATTGGATGATGGTAGTCGTGAAGAATTTAAACAATTCGCTGGTGACGTTGGTGTAACTTACATTGAACGTGAAGTTCATGATCATGCTAAAGCAGGGAACTTAAATCACGCAATGGGATTAACAGAGGGTGAGTTAATCTGTGTTTTTGACTGTGACCATATTTCAACACGTATTTTCTTGCAAGCAACAGTAGGAAGCTTTCTTGAAGATCCAAAATTAGCACTTATCCAAACGCCACACTATTTCTACTCGCCAGACCCATTTGAACGGAACTTAAGTGCGGCGAAAGATGCACCACATGAAGGCGCACTTTTCTATGGTCCTGTTCAGCGTGGTAATGATAACTGGAATGCGACATTCTTCTGTGGTTCATGTGCTGTTATGCGCCGTAGTGCTCTTGAAGAAATCGGTGGTATTGCGGTTGAAACGGTAACTGAAGATGCACATACTGCGCTGAAATTACAACGTTTAGGTTGGAACTCTGCATTTATTGATATTCCTTTAGCTGCGGGTCTTGCAACTGAACGTTTAGCATTACATGTTAACCAACGTATTCGTTGGGCTAGAGGAATGACTCAGATATTCCGCGTTGATAACCCAATGTTGGGTCGAGGTTTAACATTTCCTCAGCGTTTATGTTATCTCAATGCCATGCTCCACTTTCAGTACGGTTTACCTCGCATCATTTTCTTGACTGCACCGTTACTGTTTATGTTATTTAACCTGAATATTATCGCTTCATCCGCAAGCATGATATTTGCCTATGCATTGCCACACTTAATTATGTCGGTTTACGTAAATTCAAAAAATATTGGTAAATACCGTTACTCTTTTTGGGGGGAAATTTATGAAACTGTCATGGCATTTAGTTTAGTACTACCGACCTTACTGAGTTTAGTTTCACCAAAATTAGGCAAATTTAACGTAACAGATAAAGGTGACTTGCTTGATAAAAGCTATATGGATTACCTCACTGTGCGTCCATTAATTATCACTGCACTTCTTTTGATCACAGGGATTTCATGGGTTGTTGTCCGTTACCTATTAAATGATTTCCAAGGTATTGATCCACTGGTTATTGTTTTAAACCTTGCTTGGGCCACTTACAGCTTATTTATCATTCTTGCTTCTATTGCGGTGGGTAAAGAGACGCGACAAATTCGTAAGCATACTCGAATCAATGCATCACTACCGATCACGTTACATTTTGATGATGGTGCTGAGTTAACAACGACCACGGAAGATATTTCAATGGGTGGCGTTCGCATTGCTGTGAATAAGATGTCTGAGCTTCGCCAACGCAATGTCACTTCCATCACTCTAAATGTGCAACGAGATGCCGTGACCGTTCCGGTTGATATGGTGAGCTTAGAAAACAATCAACTTCGTCTTGAATTCTTACCTATTGATTTAAACCTTCGTCGTAAATTGGTACGCATTGTCTTTGGTCGTGCTGATGCATGGATCCATCAAGCTGATTATAAAGATAAGCCATTTAAAGAATTGGCAGGTATTACACGTTGTATTTTTGAACTGTTCTTTGGTCGTCGCCAAAAAGTGAAAGCGCCAGCAACAAGAACGAAAGCAAAAGCCTCACTCTCTGTGCAATCTATTAGCGGGGATGACTAA
- the bcsB gene encoding cellulose biosynthesis cyclic di-GMP-binding regulatory protein BcsB, giving the protein MKKKLTLMLSLTAIAIASINLSQAETGMLALEGAFLPDPTSYTYSPMQQNANNPIQREGGVLSDARNIEEQLTLAQMGSPSPIVLSGRKLLSGVTFNMANDLFIDNATLTMKVKASQGLIQSDQTLHLMLNGQPLGFLPLEEGGQEHEYVLEIPEMMLTNVNNLSFRLASRDALDENQCMPPLAEELSLVISPDSSLDYRGRWINGGYSLERLPLPFFDPDRMTATSLPIILSDKPDHAEVTTAAIAASWFGSFSHDIKQVDLPVLMNQLPESDGILVGYSGQTIAGIKLPSGNSGQLTLVDNPVDPVFKLLLISGDNEKSLRQAVWALNNDKLPQNDHLVVPSQTIAISKDYDAPRWLNTNKPVTLNEIANGSDDFSRQGINHAPNQFSFRVSPDLFWWDGDALPLDLKYVFPHSDKLNSRRSSLIVSLNNQFLGALYPARSEPLGMLRQWLGMESEEQNSTLYLNPRQIYSQNQLQFYFDLREPDDSPCILTDGSDLISRIDPQSTLQFKNTWHYSRMPNLAYFSGASFPFSRRADFSQTTLLLPENPTIEELYTLVNLMARSGYATGTPVSHASVFLGAKELEKNNLSQHDILAIGSLSSEGFLPARFSQQTFSFLNKNIEIKPQSLIDKAKGWIAGDYLSQSSDAASYLSSVKDWRGMMSFISPWASDRVVVLVTARGNDSIKTIINDLNLAQINAAIKGDITLISGKDTVKSFHLGEHFSQGDLPFLQQFLWYSSRHVYLLGLLAVGFCALTGLVTYYWLQRRSSRRLHQISQHRSDK; this is encoded by the coding sequence ATGAAAAAGAAATTGACATTAATGCTAAGCCTGACGGCGATAGCGATCGCTAGTATTAATCTTTCTCAAGCAGAGACCGGAATGTTAGCGCTAGAAGGGGCGTTTTTACCTGACCCGACTTCTTATACATATTCGCCAATGCAACAAAATGCGAATAACCCGATCCAACGTGAAGGTGGTGTATTGTCTGACGCGCGTAATATTGAAGAGCAATTAACATTGGCACAGATGGGCAGTCCATCACCTATCGTGTTATCAGGAAGAAAATTACTTTCTGGTGTCACTTTTAATATGGCGAACGATTTATTTATTGATAACGCCACATTAACGATGAAAGTGAAAGCTTCCCAAGGATTAATTCAATCTGATCAGACACTTCACTTAATGCTAAATGGTCAACCTCTGGGATTTCTACCTTTAGAAGAAGGTGGGCAAGAGCATGAATATGTTTTAGAAATTCCTGAAATGATGTTGACGAACGTGAATAACCTCAGTTTTCGCTTAGCCAGTCGTGATGCATTGGATGAAAATCAGTGTATGCCGCCATTGGCTGAAGAGTTAAGTCTAGTTATTTCACCAGATTCATCATTAGATTATCGAGGTCGCTGGATTAATGGCGGGTATAGTCTGGAACGATTGCCCCTACCGTTCTTTGATCCTGACAGAATGACAGCGACCTCGTTACCTATCATATTGTCAGATAAACCTGACCATGCAGAAGTAACAACCGCAGCTATTGCAGCATCATGGTTTGGCAGTTTTAGTCATGATATTAAACAAGTTGATTTACCCGTTTTAATGAATCAGTTACCTGAAAGTGATGGCATTTTGGTCGGCTATTCAGGGCAAACTATTGCGGGTATTAAACTGCCTTCAGGAAATAGCGGACAATTAACTCTTGTTGATAATCCAGTCGATCCTGTTTTTAAATTATTGCTGATCAGCGGTGATAATGAAAAATCTCTTCGCCAAGCTGTATGGGCGTTAAATAACGACAAATTACCTCAAAACGATCACTTAGTGGTGCCATCTCAAACAATTGCAATAAGTAAGGATTACGATGCGCCTCGTTGGTTAAATACCAATAAACCGGTAACATTAAATGAAATAGCCAATGGCAGTGATGACTTCTCTCGCCAAGGTATTAACCATGCACCGAATCAGTTTTCATTTCGTGTCTCACCCGATCTCTTTTGGTGGGATGGTGATGCGTTGCCTTTAGACTTGAAATATGTTTTTCCTCATTCGGATAAACTAAATAGTCGCCGTTCTTCATTAATTGTCTCTTTGAATAACCAATTCTTAGGTGCGTTATATCCAGCACGTTCAGAACCTTTAGGTATGCTAAGACAATGGCTAGGGATGGAGAGTGAAGAGCAAAACAGTACACTCTATTTAAATCCCCGCCAAATTTATAGTCAGAATCAATTACAGTTTTATTTTGATTTACGTGAACCTGATGATTCACCGTGTATTTTAACGGATGGCAGTGATTTGATTAGTCGAATTGATCCGCAATCAACGCTGCAATTTAAAAATACGTGGCACTACTCAAGAATGCCGAACTTGGCTTATTTTTCAGGGGCATCATTCCCATTTAGTCGCCGTGCGGATTTTTCACAAACCACACTACTATTACCTGAAAATCCAACAATAGAAGAGCTTTATACCTTAGTGAACTTAATGGCGAGATCGGGTTATGCCACAGGTACACCGGTTTCTCATGCTTCGGTTTTCTTAGGGGCTAAAGAACTTGAGAAAAATAACCTCTCACAACACGACATTTTAGCGATTGGTTCATTAAGTAGTGAGGGATTTCTGCCTGCTCGTTTTTCACAACAAACATTCTCATTTTTAAATAAAAATATCGAAATCAAACCACAATCATTGATTGATAAAGCAAAAGGTTGGATTGCGGGTGATTATTTATCTCAAAGTAGTGATGCTGCAAGTTACTTATCTTCAGTGAAAGATTGGCGTGGCATGATGAGTTTTATCTCACCTTGGGCAAGCGATAGAGTTGTTGTATTGGTGACAGCTAGAGGTAATGACTCGATAAAAACGATTATCAATGATTTAAATTTAGCCCAAATAAATGCGGCAATTAAAGGCGATATTACTCTTATTAGTGGTAAAGACACCGTAAAAAGTTTCCATTTAGGCGAACACTTTTCGCAAGGCGACTTACCTTTCTTACAACAATTCCTTTGGTATAGCTCTCGGCACGTATATTTGCTGGGTCTTTTAGCTGTTGGTTTTTGTGCGCTGACGGGCTTGGTGACTTATTACTGGTTACAACGTCGTTCAAGTCGTCGTTTACATCAGATATCACAGCATCGTTCAGATAAATAA